In the genome of Doryrhamphus excisus isolate RoL2022-K1 chromosome 11, RoL_Dexc_1.0, whole genome shotgun sequence, the window tgttggcctcacagtccACAGTTCCAATCTCCATTCAggtatctgtgtggagttggcatgttctccctatgcgttagtgcgttttctccgggtactccacatCCATTAAAAAACTTGCATGTTAGGCTAATTGGGGAGTCAAAAATTGACCATAGGTGAATACTTGTATgagtgctctgtgattggctggtgactctGCCAATGTGcaaaagtcatctgggataggcttcagctcaGTTGAGACCCTAACAAGGAATAAATTGATATAAAAAGTTAATCAAGTGTGCTTTTTGGAGCCACACCTGTGCCAACCATAGCtgattagcattaaagctacagacacacaaaatggcaTATTCCCAGTAGGGGAAAGATTGGTGGAAATTGCGGGAAAAATTGTATCATATATGCTTTCACATTAATCTCTTTTGTATAGGTGAGCTGCTCTAATTAATAAACATATAGCTTTGGTCCATCACATTTGATCACACAATCTACAGTATATGAAGCCTTGCTTCTTGTAAAAGCGCTTGAACGTGTCATCCAGGCTAAAAATAAGTTACAAACAATGAAGCACAGTTTCTTCTCTTCTAGGTGGGAGTTACAACAGGAACACAGCGACCGCTCCTGATGGCAATTTAGAATGTGGTTCTATGCGCTCCACTTTATGTAAATAGTACAGCAGGTTCCACACATACCACAGCAACATGCTACTTTGACAGAGTATGTCCAGGCGCTAATATGGCTGCCACTGAATCAGCGTGGTAGAGGTATGGAGAGGTCTATGGCATCTGTTCCGATGGAGTGCTTCTGGTCGCCCCTGGTTTCAACACCATCTGGGGTGGCGGCGCTGGCTACAAGTTAACTTGTACAAGTTTCTCTTTGGCCGGCCATAACACTCACTTCTTTAAAAGCGCATTATTAAACAGATGAGGGGGAGATAAACCCTCATTAAATTGCTAACCGAGGATGCACGCTAACGTATGACAAACTTTATGTGTTAGTCAAACAGATGAAACTATCAAATGAAACCCGGGACTCACCTGTAATATGAAAGAAAAGGTGAAAAAACAGCACGACGTTGCCATGGCGTTGTCGGTAACTTCGTGAAGGAAACGGTATCATTTTATCAGATAAGATAATCACTTGCAACAGGACCACAAAGCGGCTTGCCAATTTGCAGCTATGCTCCGCACACTGTGCTCAGTGGAACCTCCTCAGCAACAACTCCAAGTGCAGGAGGGCTGTACCATCTGTGCCACATAGAGCGGGGGGAACCGCTAGCTCACCTGCCAATGTCTTCAATGGTTTTAGCGAGAGTCCACAGCAACACACCCCAAACGGAGGAACAAACCATTAGTATTCACATTACGTCATCTCTGTTGAAACCCAATATCAATTGATTAATAGGGGTGGACAATATTGCACGTTTTTGCTATCGATCTcataccaagtaaatacttACATGGACAGTAGCCGACACCTATActttttacttattatttttcaagCTCACTCAGTGATTCTATGATTTTACCATCAATATGTTGATCATGATTACaatcacaataaaatacaaaacaattttttttttgccaaacaaaataatatttatttttgtaaaacaatGTATAAATACTGTGCAACAATATAGGacaatgtaacattacaatTGTTTCCTTATTCCCTTTCACttatttacatttcattcattcaccagctatctttgggcgagaggcggggtacaccctggactggtcgccagccaatcacagggcacatatagacaaacaaccattcacactcacattcatacctatggacaatttggagtcaccaattaacctagcatgtttttggaatgtgggaggaaaccggagtacccggagaaaacccacgcatgcacggggagaacatggaaactccacacagagatgcccgaggggggaatcgacccaggcctcctagctgtgaggcctgcgtgctctAATCGGGacagaaaagttgaaataatcaCAATGTCTGATAATATCGATATTATCAGCAAGATATCGGTTCATATCAGCATCAGTTGACTTTCTATCAGCACACACAATTTTGCCTTGTTCCATTTGTTATTTACTTCGCCAATGAAATATCGCAGTGAGTGTTGACTATGGATGAAGGCTTTGCATCTagatgtgaatttttttttttcccaaatgggAAAACTTGGTTGGGGCATATGTTTAAGGTGTGcaagtttgttttgttgccttttatgTTGCTACAACTTTTGAATAAATTTGGAATActgctttgtttgtgttgatgGGCTCACCTTGCTCATTATTAATCTTTCTACACAGGATTGGTGGCATTTGGCTTTGCAATCATCTGGTTCCCTCATGTTACCATGCATTGCTCCTCACTCTTTTGCAGtgtacatgttagaggccccCCCACAGAaacacatgtttttgttgttttattgcgcAGCACAAGATAGCACATGGTGGTGTAGGCTGGCGCACCattgtgcgcagccaatttggtaattttgtAGACTGGGCTGTGCACCagggggaggtgtccacattttcagcttggcgcagtgataatgttgtgacaaaacagtgcggcaaaggtgcgctgaaagctcgCTAGCTCTAAcgtggtctattcttggcgcaggcgaagcgcaccgtGCGCAGTGGTATATGTGTAGAAATTATTATCACTATACCAGGTCAGGGACAtttcagcaacagcagcaactACTATTTAATGCAAGcttctgaaccagcatgtacatttttgtattaattgtcccttcatatctgatgtcagatcaaagacaTCGAGcataatgggaactcaacctgacAGGTTGGGTTTAAAAGTAAAGTTAATAGTGTTTGATAATAGCTTATTCAGTGATATAAGAATCCCTCTAAGGTGCATATGGGCATGCAGTCGTGCAGCCACCAGCGAGACGTTTTCCCTGACAAATTCAAGTTTAAAATGGCAAAAGTTGGTGCTCATATTGCAGTCTCATTAAACGCCTGCATGTGGGTGAGATGGAGTGGGGGTTGGGGTACAGGCGGCGCTCCCTCCTGCTGACAGAAAGCTAACCAGGTCAGTGCTTTCATTTGAGTTTCAGTGCCAGCTTATGGAGAACCACTGGGGATACAATTACCCGGTAGTAATTGCAGGGGAATTATCAGTGAGGTTGTTGCATTCGTGCATTCCTTTACCGTCACACGTTACAGTGCCATTGTTACTTCATCACCAGCTTGTTATGTAATTGGACTTTtcaaagccctgtagacatttcTGGCAAGTTGCAAACAAGGGCTGAAGCAAATGAAATGCACGAGTGCTGACTAATATGGTCATTGAAATGCTGCAAGTAACATAATAGTATATAAGATGGATATGCACTCATACAGAGGCTCCAGCATTTTTGCTATGTAGTAATGAAGAGAAGAGAGAATGAGACGTGTTGTGTATAAACTGTGTGAGTATGGAAAGAATGGAAAGTAACTACATTTTCCTGGTGAAAGATGTGAAGGAGTTTGTGATCATGACAACAACCTTTTTCTTTCTACCCTGTCACCAGGTACTTTTCACTCTCTGGAATGTTTTTCAACCCTTCAAGTGTTCTTTGGCGGAGGCCAAGGAGGTGCTGAGAGGGCTTGAGGCTTGTGACAGAGTAAAGATTGGTTAAATTAGTCCACCTTCTGCTCAGACGCTTCTTTTATTCCTTGGGCAGGCACCTCGCTCTCTGTTGACTCACTTAAATTGGCCTCTCCCTGCACGGACAGTCTATATGTGTCCATCTGGAATGCGACAAGAAAGGTCTAAACTCCTGCTATTGAGAATGCAGGTGCTATTCAGTATGGAGACCTGTTAGTGCGCTAAAGAGGACCCACCGCAAATACGTACTAATGAGGACATCTGCTGGATAAAACATGAAGTGGGCACATTTGGCTTGGGTCTTTTGCAAATGCAGTATATTGTTAAAGTCACTGGATAAAACACATGGACATCTCACATGTCATCTAATCTAAGATAAGATGagatacataaaataaaatcatgaaaaattaCCCAACATTATTAATCGATGAATGGGTATTTGGAGATGATAAGGAAACAATAATGTGGCAATTTCAGAATTtccatttgtttgtttacatacaggctgcacggtggttgagtggttagcgtgtgaatggttgtttgtctatatgtgccctgtgattggctggcacatacagggtgtaccccgcctctcgcccgaagacagctcggatagacTCCACCCCCCAGTAGCAGTagcaaattaatgaatgttcaAATACATTTAATCTTCACAACATGCATAtcctatataaatataaatataaatataaatataaatataaatataaatataaatataaatataaatataaatataaatataaatataaatataaatataaatataaatataaatataaatataaatataaatataaatataaatataaatataaatataaatataaatataaatataaatataaacttacTTTTATATGtgtattaaaaaatactaaCTTTCAAAGTGACATCAAATAAATTGATTGATTAATATTTATGGCATTCATCATTTAGCAATTTTGCAAAAGTGAAGTACTActattcataataatacaataaaattctTCATGACATCAAATAAATAGATTAATTAATATATCATAATTTTAGTATTCACACATCTTCcctgtataaaataataatgtaaaaaaaattcaaaatgacaacaaaggaatacattaattatttttttataattttacactTCCATTATAtggtttttatatttacaattaaataataataataataacgtaatataatataattttaaatgctCCAGTACTGCacacactggtgtatgaattattattagtattaaatgacaaaataaaaagctcAGATAATAATTAGTAGGTTTCATATTTCTTCCcatatgtgttttcttttttctaataataactGTTGCACAAGTAATTCCAGGAAGAAAATATTGAACTGTGACCACAAACATTCCTGATAATCCTGGTTTTGATCTTGGTGTTGGATGTAATCCCCACCAAAGATCATAAACCCTAAGGTATATACAGACAGTACCAGTCAAAATTTCAAGATACACCTTTATAATCAAACGGGTGagataaataagataaaatacaacacaatcaCAACAGGAGAACCCCATGCAGACAGGAGAACAACAGGATCCTATTGTACAGTAGTAAAGTGTACAGGTCACTTTTACAGTCATGACTACGCTGCTGGACAGCACAACACAACACTTTCTTCTGTCATTTCCAGCCAGAAAATATAATACTTCGatactactactgctgctacGAATCCTATTACTAATAACAATACATTATTTtccgcatgtgtgtgtttttgtggtaatattatgaaatataaacTAATAATTGCTATTGCATAAGtaattcaaggaaaaaatattgtacagaaccacacacacagtacaagtACCTTACTGCACAACGGTAGGAAGGAtgctacatactgtaaatacgtAGTAATGGAAGAAAATCTCTATTAGCATTTCACCTCAAGGTGACTGCTGTACATGTCTTTTGTAGCCAAAGGTGAAATAGTACTTAAAGGCATGTCTGAAAGCGTTATCTCTGAAGCCGTATATGAGCGGGCTCAAACATTTGGGGATGATGAGGAGGCCTAAAAAAAGAGTGTATTGAAAATGAAGAGCCATGTCAGCTTTTATGTACAACAGACTGCCAGAGCTGATCATGTTGTAGAGCGTGGAGGTGAGACACAGGCATAGCTGAAACATATGCAGCATCACCGTCTTCCGGGCCTTGCTGGCATTCGGAACGTTTGTGGACGCCGACCTGACGGCACAAATGATAGCGATATACGTATAGAAGATAATTATACTCACTACCACAAAGTAAAGTATGGTAAAGATGGTGtctattgtattatatatcTTCAGTCGCCACACATTCTCTCTACTGCAGTACTGGGACACGGTGAAGCTGGTGTTCTCCAGCCTGACAAAGAGCAAGAACTGGATGAACGAGTCCAAGGAGGCCATGGACCACATGACTACGATGGCGATGCGCGTCGTCCTGATGGTGACAATGTTTGTGTGCCTGAGCGGAAAGCAGATGGCCACGTAGCGCTCCAGCGACATCACGGCCAAGTTGAGAGGGGAAAGTTTCACAGTGATGGCCGCCAGCTGTACGACCAGCATGCAAACGTAGCTGATCATGCTGACCATGGTGACGGCAAAGATGTACAGCAACATGGTGGACAGCAGCTGCAGGGAGTCGCTGATGAGCAAGTGTCCAAAGAGGATGTAGCGAGGGGACTCCAGCATGTGAGGCTTTCTCAGCAGCGTCACCAGCATGACCCCGTTGATGTACAGGAACAGAAGACATGGCAGCATGGACAGCAGAACCTTCACTGGTGACATCCGGAACGTCACATGGCTTACTCCAGACGATGAGTTCATGACCACAGCATCCCTCGTCATGAATTCAAATGAAACAACAACGTTATTCTTATTGATCAATCTTATGTTGCGCTAATGTATAAGTCCATGAGGTTGAATGAAGATTAGGTGTCTTCTCATGGCTTTTCACCCTTTGTGTGGCAGCAACATCATCTATGTCATTCTAATCAACAACCAATCAAAACTCAGCTCCGCCTGCATGCTCTTGGGGCATCAAAGTTGGATGCTAATAAGATATATACAAAGTGGGAATGGGTGGAAGGATCATACATCTTCATGGAATTTTAAAAACaagatgtaaatatatttttgattttctCTAAACCAATAGGCTCAAaattatacatacatgcactACATATTACATGCTACACGATgacatacagtggtatgaaaaagtttgggcactcctgataattttcaagattttcctttatttatcaaatgaataaactttgctttggttccgattttctacaagaaagctctgataaaacattccactgttctcaaatatcttaatttttatttttctacacaaaataagatgacaaataaataaagaaaattaatcaatcagtaaagaaaatcaatcaatcagtaatcaataaatataataataataataaaacggcaaataataaaaacttaagaaaccacatatagttggtgggtatacaatttttttttcagattaaaattaacaaagcattattagagccctgtagacatgacaaaacacgactatagtcacatttatactctttttatttacaacatattgcgcaactgcagggtcttgagacacatgctaactcgcaaactagagagctagcgacctaaacggtagccttcaagttatttcctttaaacttaaatagccaaaaacataccacttccacgcggatagggaggataactattaacagttatttaacctttaacatgaacattaatcaaacgtcataattttttctgggtacatgataccatacagtatccatatcaaacttgcgcaggccgcactaacattaaactttcatatcaaggcgggggcctcaaactagtgtcctgcgggccacatttggcccgcgggctgcgtgtttgagacccctgacaaaGACCAACATAGTGatagtgtgcaataattatttaaacaaaagttaTTAATAATTGGAAATTAACGAACACGTACACGGAGGTGATATTTAACAGAGTGGTCCTTCAGATGTCGGGTTTGATTCTACGCTTGGACatttctgtgtgtagtttgcatgttctcctcgtatgtgggttttctgtgttt includes:
- the LOC131138292 gene encoding odorant receptor 131-2-like, producing the protein MVIQLAAITLKLSPLNLAVMSLERYVAICFPLRHANIVTIRTTRIAIVVMWSMASLDSFIQFLLFVRLENTSFTVSQYCSRENVWRLKIYNTIDTIFTILYFVVVSIIIFYTYIAIICAIRSASTNVPNASKARKTVMLHMFQLCLCLTSTLFNMIKSGSPLNLNPSLHFKYALFLGLLIVPKCLSPLIYGLRDKTFRHAFKYYFTFGYKMKVLLSMLPCLLFLYINGVMLVTLLRKPHMLESPRYILFGHLLISDSLQLLSTMLLYIFAVTMVSMISYVCMLVVQLAAITVKLSPLNLAVMSLERYVAICFPLRHTNIVTIRTTRIAIVVMWSMASLDSFIQFLLFVRLENTSFTVSQYCSRENVWRLKIYNTIDTIFTILYFVVVSIIIFYTYIAIICAVRSASTNVPNASKARKTVMLHMFQLCLCLTSTLYNMISSGSLLYIKADMALHFQYTLFLGLLIIPKCLSPLIYGFRDNAFRHAFKYYFTFGYKRHVQQSP